TGGCTAAAAACATGGATGTTTTCAATGCCATCTATAAAAACTTGGATATGATGTATGTCGATACACTCAATGCGGATGAGGTTATCGGCTATGGTATCAAGGCTATGCTCGGTAGTCTTGACCCTTATACTACCTATTATCCTGAGTCAGATCAGAAAGAGTTGAAACGCATGCTTACCGGTAAGTATGCCGGTGTGGGTGCCCTGATTCGATATAACAACCAGTTGCAGACTGTGGTTATCGACGAACCTTATGAGAATATGCCTGCTGCGGAGGCTGGTCTCAAGAAGGGTGATGTCATCCTTTCCATTGCAGATACTTCCATGGTTGGCAAGGAAGTGTCATACGTCAGTGATCACCTCCGTGGTGAACCTGGTACGTCCTTTATCATCAAAATCAAAAGACCGAGCACGGGCAAGGAGATGAAAATGAAGGTTATACGCCGAACCATTCAGATGCCATATCTTCCTTATTATGGTATGTTGCAGAATCAGGTAGGCTATATCAACTATAATAGTTTTACTGAAAATTCTGCAAGAGATGTACGTCGTGCTTTTATCGACTTGAGAAAACAGGGCGCTAAAAGTTTGGTTTTCGACCTGAGAGATAACGGAGGCGGTTCTGTGCAGGAAGCTATCAGTATCGTCAATATGTTCTTGCCTAAAAACAAGCTGATACTGCAGATGAAGGGAAAGTTGAAACGTTCCAACAATGAGTATAAGACTTCCGTGGAACCGATTGATACGGTGATGCCTATTGCCGTGCTCGTCAATGAAAACACGGCAAGTGCCAGTGAGATAACAAGTGGTAGTCTGCAGGACTATGATAGAGCTATTATATTAGGTACGCGCACGTATGGAAAAGGTTTGGTTCAGGCAACCATGGATTTGCCTTACAACGGACAGATGAAACTGACCACTGCCAAGTATTATATTCCAAGCGGAAGATGTGTGCAGGCTTTGAACTATAAACATTCGAGGGGCGGATATGTGGAGCATGTGCCAGATTCATTGACCAAGGTCTTCTATACCGTGGGCGGTAGAGAAGTGCGTGACGGTGGCGGTATCAAACCAGATGTAGAGGTAAAGCCAGATTCACTTCCAAATATTGCCTTCTATTTAGCAGGAGCACGTGACAGTAATGAGGTGATGCTTAATTATGAGGTGGATTACATTGCCAAGCATCCAACGATTGCATCACCAGAGGAATTTGCTTTGACGGATGCAGATTATGAGGAATTCAAGGCAAGGGTGCTGAAGGCAAACTTTAAGTATGACCGTGAAACAGAAAAATACTTGAAGGATTTGGAGAAACTTGCTAAGTTTGAAGGATATTATGAGGATGCCAAACCGGAGTTTGAAGCACTGAAGAAAAAACTGAGTCATAATGTGGCAAAGGATCTGGATTATAATAAGGCTACTATCAAGCGATTGCTGGAAAACGCGATCGTGGCAGCTTACTATTATCAGGCAGGTGCCATCCGCAATTCCCTGAGATATGACAAGGTGGTAAAGGAAGCGTCCCGCCTCTTGAATTCTCCGGAAGAATATGCCAAGATTTTGCATCCTAAGAAAAAATAAAGTGCATACGATACCTGCCTATATCTGAAGGAAATAAGTATGATTTTGGCTGAAATCCATGCACAATCCATTAAAAATGCGCATGTTAGGAATAAAAAGTTCCATTTTTTTTGGATAATATCGAAATTATTCGTAATTTTGCAAACGTTCAGTGGAATGAGGGGCTCGCAAAGAGTTCCTCATTTTATTTTAATAAGGTATATATGATTGACAAAAACGTCGTAAAAACATTAGTGGATGAGTGGCTCCAAGATAAGGAATATTTCTTGGTAGGCATCGAAATTAGTCAAGACAACAAGATTGTCGTGGAAATCGACCACGCCGATGGTGTGTGGATTGAGGATTGCGTGGAACTCAGTAGATATATTGAGGACCATTTGAATCGTGATGAGGAAGACTTTGAACTGGAGGTGGGTTCTGCAGGATTGGGACAGCCATTCAAGGTGCCTCAGCAGTACATCAACTTTGTTGGCAAAGAAGTCGAGGTGCTTGATGCCGATGGCAAAAAAGTAAAGGGCATCCTCAAGGCTGTCGATGGCAATGATTTTACAGTAGGTGTTGAAGAAAAGGTAAAAGTGGAAGGCAAGAAGCGTCCGGTAAAACAGGAAGTAGATTATGCTTTCCAGATGGATAAAGTAAAATATACAAAATACGTAATAAGTTTCAAATAAACTATGGCTAAGAAAGAGCAAGAATTAACTGCGAGTATGATTGATACATTTCGCGAGTTCAAAGAAACCAAGAATATCGACCGTACAACTTTGGTGAGCGTGTTGGAGGAAAGTTTCCGCAATGTGCTTGCTAAGATTTTTGGTAGTGATGAAAACTTCGATGTGATTGTTAATCCTGATAAAGGTGACTTTGAAATTTACCGCAATCGTGTCGTTGTTGCTGATGGCGAGGTGGAAGATGAAAATAAGGAAATCGCTTTGACTGAGGCTCGTAAAATCCAGGCTGACTATGAGGTAGGCGAGGATGTGAGCGAGAACGTGGATTTCAATAAGTTTGGTCGTCGTGCCATCTTGACTCTTCGTCAGACCTTGGCTTCTAAGATTTTGGAACTTGAGCATGATTCTCTTTATAATAAGTATAAGGATCGTGTGGGTCAGATTATTTCCGGTGAGGTTTACCAGATCTGGAAGCGTGAAATCCTGATTGTTGACGACGAGAACAATGAGTTGATTTTGCCAAAGGCAGAGCAGATTCCTGCTGACCAGTATCGCAAGGGTGAAACCGTGCGTGCCGTGATCTTGCGTGTAGATAATGAGAACAATA
This is a stretch of genomic DNA from Segatella hominis. It encodes these proteins:
- the rimP gene encoding ribosome assembly cofactor RimP, which produces MIDKNVVKTLVDEWLQDKEYFLVGIEISQDNKIVVEIDHADGVWIEDCVELSRYIEDHLNRDEEDFELEVGSAGLGQPFKVPQQYINFVGKEVEVLDADGKKVKGILKAVDGNDFTVGVEEKVKVEGKKRPVKQEVDYAFQMDKVKYTKYVISFK
- a CDS encoding S41 family peptidase; this translates as MNKIWISMLALLLALPTFAQKDKDHDFKVAKNMDVFNAIYKNLDMMYVDTLNADEVIGYGIKAMLGSLDPYTTYYPESDQKELKRMLTGKYAGVGALIRYNNQLQTVVIDEPYENMPAAEAGLKKGDVILSIADTSMVGKEVSYVSDHLRGEPGTSFIIKIKRPSTGKEMKMKVIRRTIQMPYLPYYGMLQNQVGYINYNSFTENSARDVRRAFIDLRKQGAKSLVFDLRDNGGGSVQEAISIVNMFLPKNKLILQMKGKLKRSNNEYKTSVEPIDTVMPIAVLVNENTASASEITSGSLQDYDRAIILGTRTYGKGLVQATMDLPYNGQMKLTTAKYYIPSGRCVQALNYKHSRGGYVEHVPDSLTKVFYTVGGREVRDGGGIKPDVEVKPDSLPNIAFYLAGARDSNEVMLNYEVDYIAKHPTIASPEEFALTDADYEEFKARVLKANFKYDRETEKYLKDLEKLAKFEGYYEDAKPEFEALKKKLSHNVAKDLDYNKATIKRLLENAIVAAYYYQAGAIRNSLRYDKVVKEASRLLNSPEEYAKILHPKKK